In Roseofilum capinflatum BLCC-M114, the DNA window AACCGCTCCATCATTAACCTCGAAGTCCACAAACCCACCCTCAGCCAACAATCCCAATATTGGCAAACTCACCTCGACTCTTGGGGTATCGAACTTAACGGCCAAGTGCAAACCCTAATCTCCCAATTCAACCTCACCAGTACCCAAATTCAAACCATCTGCGCCCATACCCTCAGTAAACACCGCAGCCAACCCCCCGAAATCATTACCCGTGAACTCTGGAGCGCCTGTCGCCACCAAGCCCGCCCCCGCATGGACGACCTAGCCCAACGCATCGAAGTCCAAGCCACCTGGGAAGATCTGGTACTTCCAGATACGCAAACGCAAACCCTAAAAACCATGGCCGCTCACCTGCGCCAACGGGCAAAAGTCTATGAAAATTGGGGCTTTCGGCGCAAAAGTGGACGCGGTTTAGGCATCAGTGCCCTATTTTCTGGCCCCAGTGGAACCGGGAAAACCACAGCAGCCGAAGTGCTTGCAAATACCCTAAAATTAGACTTATATAAAATTGACCTCAGTTCCGTGGTTAGTAAATACATTGGCGAAACCGAAAAAAACCTGCGCCGCGTGTTTGATGCGGCAGAAAGTGGGGGAACCATACTATTATTTGATGAAGCTGATGCTCTGTTTGGAAAACGTTCAGAAGTCAAAGATTCCCACGATCGCCACGCGAATATTGAAGTCAGCTATCTGTTGCAACGGATGGAAGCTTATCAAGGTCTCGCTATTCTCACCACTAACCTCAAAGGAGCCTTAGATAATGCCTTCATGCGACGCATCCGGTTTATTGTCCCCTTTAACTTTCCTGATATCAAACAACGGGCAGAAATTTGGCGCAGAATCTTCCCCCCAGAAACGCCGACTCAAGATCTCGATATGAACAAATTAGGAAAACTGAGTATTTCCGGGGGAAATATCCGTAATATTGCCCTGAATGCTGCATTTTTAGCCGCAGAAGAGGATGAACCGGTACAAATGAAACATATTTTGCAGGCAGCCAAAAGTGAATATGTGAAACTGGAAAAACCTTTGCTCGATAGTGAAGTGAAAGGATGGATCGCTAAACCTTAGCCTGTTATCATGACCTTCAAGAGAACCTATTACCCATTACCTATTACCGCGCGAAGCGCTGTAGAGTCTGTTGGCGTTGTTGAAAAAATTTTTTGTTACTCTTTCCGGATTCAGAAGACCAACTTAGGGATAGTGGTATGGTAGATGCACCCTGATGATTCCCCTTGGCTCCCCTGCTAAGGGGGTTTTTTTTGCAGCAAATGGGGATGCAGGGGGAGGGAGATGGGGAGAATGGGATCTGTGATTTGTATTTTTTAATTGAGATTGGCATCATGTTAAAGTGAGGGCAGAAAATCATTGCTACCCATCGAGCCAAGACATTGAACGAACCCCCTGCTATGGATCAGGATGTTTACAAACGCGATAACGAGTCTGATTTGAATTCGGATTCTATCCATATGGCTTCTTGGTCAATGGAACAAGAAGTCAATGGGTTGATGGATGATTTGTTTGAAGATATTGACCGCGTGTTAGATCGCGGTGGCGCTCTGCCGAAGGAACCGGTGCAACCGGAATCGGTTTCTCTCGAACCTCTGGATATTCCTTCGATGAAGTTACCCCAGGCGATCGCCGAAAATCTGGCTCAGATCTCCCCAGAATTGGCCAGTTTAACCCGTATGCCTCCAACCGAGAATCAGATGAATACCTTGACGACGGTAGAGGAGAATCCTATCAGTCCTCCTGCGGAGGAAACCTCGGAGATAGAATGGGCAGATTTGCCAGAGCATTCAGATCCAACGGTATTCGAGCAGGAAGAGGTGCTTCCGACTCCTGCTGCTGCTCCGACGGTTCAACCTTGGTGGGATCGTTTGCTGTTAGTTGGGTTGGGGGCGGCGATCGCTCTTCCCCTGGGTTGGTGGATCTCCAGCAGCCAGACTGGGCAAGGGCTACGCCAACAGTGGGCCCAGTTATTGCCCTCTGGCCAACCGACTCCGGAACCCATGGTTCCGGTTGATGTGCCCTCCACTGCTTTAGCGGATGAGGAGTTTGCCAATTATATGCAGCGCTCTTTGAAGTTGAAGGATCAGTTAAGCCAAAATCAGGAGGCTGAACCAGAGAGTGCCTCTGAGCCACAATTACCAGAGAGCATTCCATCCCCTCCGACTCAGGTTTTGGAGCGGGTATATATTCCCGTGTATCAACCGACTCCTGCTCCTGTGCCTTCTCCAGAGGTGGCAGCACCATCACCGAGTCCGACTGATGATGGAGTTTCGCCTTCTCCTTCACCGTCACCGGTTCCGCCTAATGTGACGAATAATCCTGAAGGCAATTTGATGCTGACGGGAATTCTAGAATTAGGCGATCGCTCGGCAGCTTTATTTGAGATTGATGGCATGTCTCGCCGGTTTCAGGTGGGGGAAATGATTGGTTCAAGTGGATGGATGTTGGTGGATATTGTCAATCAAGAGGCGATCGTTCGGCGTAATGGCGAAGTGCGATCGGTGTTTGTCGGTCAGAAGTTTTGAGAGTTACTCGATTGTTGGTGAAGGAAGCCCCTAAAACGGGTTTACGATCATATCAGCCATATCAGCAGAGGAGGATAAAACGGTGGGTATTTTTGATGATGTCAATCGCTTTTTAGAAGATCGTTTGGATGAGTTTCTTCGGAATCATCCCCAATTGGAGTTATCAATTTTAGAAGATCAACTCCACGAGCAACAGGAAGATACCCTGCGCCTAATTGTGGATTTACAGCGTCAGGAAAAACAAGCCCAAGAAGAAATTATGGCAACGGCTCAGGAAATTCAGCGTTGGCATGGTTGGGTACAAAAGGCGAGGGATAAAGGGCGGATGGATTTAGCTCAGGCAGCCGAAGAACGGGAAAATGCTCTGTTGCACAAAGGGA includes these proteins:
- a CDS encoding ATP-binding protein — its product is MTDLFNTTWQNENQQALIQALAQLQTRISDFVRHENDKMSKESSTREVVTEEGESIPDLEESEFALDQLCSTFNLSSFERDILLLCAGAELDEQFLEWLSHLQGTGQKSYPTFGLALKLLDRPHWSALTPESPLRYWRLIELGAGPSFTLSPLRIDESILHYLAGIKTQPLQLEALIRSLEISVSLMEHDHELIQTLVDTWVGAANGQEFPLVQLCGEDSQSKQAIAATAFSSLNLTLHHLDPAQLPSSPHDVHQLLRLWHREAFLKGYALLINCDRLSTPLNQNLALIKLIQEISTPVILTSGDRLSIPNRSIINLEVHKPTLSQQSQYWQTHLDSWGIELNGQVQTLISQFNLTSTQIQTICAHTLSKHRSQPPEIITRELWSACRHQARPRMDDLAQRIEVQATWEDLVLPDTQTQTLKTMAAHLRQRAKVYENWGFRRKSGRGLGISALFSGPSGTGKTTAAEVLANTLKLDLYKIDLSSVVSKYIGETEKNLRRVFDAAESGGTILLFDEADALFGKRSEVKDSHDRHANIEVSYLLQRMEAYQGLAILTTNLKGALDNAFMRRIRFIVPFNFPDIKQRAEIWRRIFPPETPTQDLDMNKLGKLSISGGNIRNIALNAAFLAAEEDEPVQMKHILQAAKSEYVKLEKPLLDSEVKGWIAKP
- a CDS encoding TIGR04376 family protein gives rise to the protein MGIFDDVNRFLEDRLDEFLRNHPQLELSILEDQLHEQQEDTLRLIVDLQRQEKQAQEEIMATAQEIQRWHGWVQKARDKGRMDLAQAAEERENALLHKGNQLWGKMQGCKQRIVKAKELYQEIKKRKEEVHARVMKMEAQASASEKTTSSPPGWNQGYTRIGSSPDPLEEEFRRWEADQELQDLKDQMKK